The following coding sequences lie in one Vespa velutina chromosome 24, iVesVel2.1, whole genome shotgun sequence genomic window:
- the LOC124956881 gene encoding myosuppressin isoform X2, producing the protein MEQRACHASLDRAYLRAVASGCSPLSLQSSTPRVARYKNTRDESSREYNDSRNLQTPEIMNSMIKIVVSVAALSILFGEIFAMPLAQCSPGLLDEVPPKVRKICAALSTIYQIQSAMESYVGDKVLEENNPLPGSGVKRQDVDHVFLRFGRRR; encoded by the exons ATGGAACAACGCGCATGCCATGCCAGTCTGGATCGCGCGTATTTAAGGGCTGTTGCTTCGGGGTGCTCGCCACTATCACTGCAATCATCGACTCCACGAGTTGCTCGATACAAGAATACGAGAGACGAATCATCTCGCGAATATAACGATTCTCGAAATTTACAAACGCCG gAAATCATGAACTCGATGATTAAGATCGTCGTCTCGGTCGCCGCCCTGTCCATTTTATTCGGAGAAATTTTCGCAATGCCACTGGCCCAATGTAGTCCCGGCCTCCTCGACGAAGTACCACCTAAAGTACGAAAAATCTGTGCAGCTTTATCGACCATATATCAAATTCAATCTGCGATGGAAAGTTACGTCGGCGACAAGg TTCTTGAAGAGAACAACCCGTTACCAGGAAGCGGAGTTAAGAGACAAGACGTCGATCACGTCTTTTTACGTTTCGGTAGACGACGCTAA
- the LOC124957037 gene encoding uncharacterized protein LOC124957037 isoform X2, giving the protein MRIKVYLAVFLSLFLSMVQARSRVSRPVYERVTTGIRTNRMPQESIRWQGTQRRACGPGAHWNVQVVRGKVTTRCLWHACKALGIGLLLMVLGACMATIGYYADQLSVAQEVRGNLTVKVKNESREFHLNNLSYAGPIVMGVGGFIVVAVCVMTFEARDSAAKVVPARFRFNQSTLKGGRTQRNRRSTSCQTTNNKWDHQYGLFRINRSLSPSAHEISRRQLKAELVRFSRDLHEKSVSHTIKKSPSAPILIDKKSPRREVPQYAACALLNPQLLQRHALSVDNPAYSPPQVSRESLEYPKLTGSQVSMAMDLHIPNKGPVTLRVKDRSDTAKRHQLLRQTKIEDVEEIMETKRPTSGYIYSPRLSGIYSKYPGEYVIGKRNSVDVRYLEDFGSVTKDSVKVSPRDFRKLSSPNFRKMSFDKIGGGEHRLDKSMMGHRKASLEFRRSPDFRRGDYRFSVDYTKCVMDELEFRSKASSGESLKRQRYPKLHHSRSDDNRRRSFDKGQRESQSSRYSLNTQGATDSADYDLRYFISTSLSTEESRTENPEDSHGFDIDESLTNPSPLEGQAETDTLLEEPELENLTENDIENSVDHLNCEDTKKMEDHSIKGEDMMLQDWKNILKQSEIKGETMLCIEDDEV; this is encoded by the exons ATGCGCATTAAAGTGTATCTCGCggttttcctctctctctttctctcgatggTCCAGGCTCGTAGCCGTGTCTCTCGACCCGTATACGAACGAGTCACGACCGGGATACGAACCAACAG AATGCCTCAAGAAAGCATTCGTTGGCAAGGGACCCAGAGGAGAGCCTGTGGCCCAGGGGCACACTGGAACGTTCAG GTGGTCAGAGGGAAGGTGACAACGCGATGCTTGTGGCATGCCTGCAAAGCTCTTGGCATCGGGCTCTTGTTGATGGTTCTGGGTGCTTGTATGGCGACTATAG GTTATTATGCGGATCAATTATCGGTGGCGCAAGAGGTTAGAGGTAATTTGacagtaaaagtaaaaaacgagTCACGAGAGTTTCACTTGAACAATCTCAGTTATGCCGGACCTATTGTCATGGGTGTAGGAG GATTTATCGTGGTGGCCGTGTGCGTGATGACTTTCGAGGCGCGCGATAGTGCGGCTAAGGTGGTACCGGCACGTTTTCGATTCAATCAGAGTACGTTAAAAGGTGGGAGGACTCAACGAAATCGTAGATCAACGTCTTGTCAAACGACTAACAATAAGTGGGATCATCAATATGGTCTATTCAGGATTAATCGGAGTTTGAGTCCTAGCGCTCATGAAATCTCCCGAAGACAGTTAAAGGCTGAATTAGTGCGATTCTCACGAGATTTACACGAGAAAAGTGTATCGCATACGATTAAAAAGAGTCCAAGTGCTCCGATTTTGATCGATAAGAAATCACCTCGGAGAGAGGTTCCTCAGTATGCTGCCTGTGCACTCCTCAATCCACAATTATTGCAGAGACACGCTCTATCCGTTGATAATCCCGCTTACAGTCCTCCTCAA GTTAGTCGGGAGAGTTTGGAATATCCAAAATTAACTGGCAGTCAGGTTTCAATGGCTATGGATCTTCATATCCCTAATAAAGGACCGGTTACGTTGAGAGTAAAAGATCGATCGGATACGGCGAAACGTCATCAGTTGCTTCGGCAAACGAAAATCGAAGATGTCGAGGAGATCATGGAAACGAAAAGACCAACGTccggatatatatattcacctAGATTATCAG GTATATATAGCAAATATCCTGGGGAATATGTAATCGGTAAAAGAAATTCTGTAGACGTTCGGTATTTGGAAGATTTCGGGTCCGTTACAAAAGATTCGGTGAAAGTTTCACCACGAGATTTTCGAAAACTTTCATCTCCGAACTTTCGTAAAATgtctttcgataaaattggCGGTGGTGAGCATAGATTGGACAAATCGATGATGGGCCATCGAAAGGCTAGTTTGGAGTTTAGAAGGAGTCCGGATTTTCGTCGAGGTGATTACAG ATTCAGCGTGGATTACACCAAATGCGTAATGGACGAGCTCGAGTTTAGATCCAAGGCAAGCAGCGGCGAGAGCTTAAAGAGACAACGTTATCCTAAGCTTCATCATTCTCGATCGGACGACAACAGAAGACGTTCCTTCGATAAAGGTCAAAGAGAGTCACAATCCAGCAGATATTCATTGAACACGCAAGGTGCTACGGACAGTGCCGATTACGAtctaagatattttatatcaacttCATTGAGCACCGAGGAAAGTCGTACGGAAAATCCGGAAGATAGTCATGGTTTCGACATCGACGAATCCTTGACTAATCCTTCGCCGTTGGAGGGCCAAGCGGAAACGGATACGCTATTGGAGGAACCAGAATTGGAGAATCTCACGGAGAATGACATCGAAAATTCCGTTGATCATTTAAATTGCGAAGATACGAAAAAGATGGAGGATCATTCGATAAAGGGTGAAGATATGATGCTGCAGGATTGGAAGAACATTTTGAAGCAATCGGAAATAAAGGGGGAAACGATGTTGTGCATAGAAGACGACGAGGTTtga
- the LOC124957037 gene encoding uncharacterized protein LOC124957037 isoform X1 — MRIKVYLAVFLSLFLSMVQARSRVSRPVYERVTTGIRTNRMPQESIRWQGTQRRACGPGAHWNVQVVRGKVTTRCLWHACKALGIGLLLMVLGACMATIGYYADQLSVAQEVRGNLTVKVKNESREFHLNNLSYAGPIVMGVGGFIVVAVCVMTFEARDSAAKVVPARFRFNQSTLKGGRTQRNRRSTSCQTTNNKWDHQYGLFRINRSLSPSAHEISRRQLKAELVRFSRDLHEKSVSHTIKKSPSAPILIDKKSPRREVPQYAACALLNPQLLQRHALSVDNPAYSPPQVSRESLEYPKLTGSQVSMAMDLHIPNKGPVTLRVKDRSDTAKRHQLLRQTKIEDVEEIMETKRPTSGYIYSPRLSGIYSKYPGEYVIGKRNSVDVRYLEDFGSVTKDSVKVSPRDFRKLSSPNFRKMSFDKIGGGEHRLDKSMMGHRKASLEFRRSPDFRRGDYRKLSVDRFSVDYTKCVMDELEFRSKASSGESLKRQRYPKLHHSRSDDNRRRSFDKGQRESQSSRYSLNTQGATDSADYDLRYFISTSLSTEESRTENPEDSHGFDIDESLTNPSPLEGQAETDTLLEEPELENLTENDIENSVDHLNCEDTKKMEDHSIKGEDMMLQDWKNILKQSEIKGETMLCIEDDEV, encoded by the exons ATGCGCATTAAAGTGTATCTCGCggttttcctctctctctttctctcgatggTCCAGGCTCGTAGCCGTGTCTCTCGACCCGTATACGAACGAGTCACGACCGGGATACGAACCAACAG AATGCCTCAAGAAAGCATTCGTTGGCAAGGGACCCAGAGGAGAGCCTGTGGCCCAGGGGCACACTGGAACGTTCAG GTGGTCAGAGGGAAGGTGACAACGCGATGCTTGTGGCATGCCTGCAAAGCTCTTGGCATCGGGCTCTTGTTGATGGTTCTGGGTGCTTGTATGGCGACTATAG GTTATTATGCGGATCAATTATCGGTGGCGCAAGAGGTTAGAGGTAATTTGacagtaaaagtaaaaaacgagTCACGAGAGTTTCACTTGAACAATCTCAGTTATGCCGGACCTATTGTCATGGGTGTAGGAG GATTTATCGTGGTGGCCGTGTGCGTGATGACTTTCGAGGCGCGCGATAGTGCGGCTAAGGTGGTACCGGCACGTTTTCGATTCAATCAGAGTACGTTAAAAGGTGGGAGGACTCAACGAAATCGTAGATCAACGTCTTGTCAAACGACTAACAATAAGTGGGATCATCAATATGGTCTATTCAGGATTAATCGGAGTTTGAGTCCTAGCGCTCATGAAATCTCCCGAAGACAGTTAAAGGCTGAATTAGTGCGATTCTCACGAGATTTACACGAGAAAAGTGTATCGCATACGATTAAAAAGAGTCCAAGTGCTCCGATTTTGATCGATAAGAAATCACCTCGGAGAGAGGTTCCTCAGTATGCTGCCTGTGCACTCCTCAATCCACAATTATTGCAGAGACACGCTCTATCCGTTGATAATCCCGCTTACAGTCCTCCTCAA GTTAGTCGGGAGAGTTTGGAATATCCAAAATTAACTGGCAGTCAGGTTTCAATGGCTATGGATCTTCATATCCCTAATAAAGGACCGGTTACGTTGAGAGTAAAAGATCGATCGGATACGGCGAAACGTCATCAGTTGCTTCGGCAAACGAAAATCGAAGATGTCGAGGAGATCATGGAAACGAAAAGACCAACGTccggatatatatattcacctAGATTATCAG GTATATATAGCAAATATCCTGGGGAATATGTAATCGGTAAAAGAAATTCTGTAGACGTTCGGTATTTGGAAGATTTCGGGTCCGTTACAAAAGATTCGGTGAAAGTTTCACCACGAGATTTTCGAAAACTTTCATCTCCGAACTTTCGTAAAATgtctttcgataaaattggCGGTGGTGAGCATAGATTGGACAAATCGATGATGGGCCATCGAAAGGCTAGTTTGGAGTTTAGAAGGAGTCCGGATTTTCGTCGAGGTGATTACAG aaagcTATCGGTGGACAGATTCAGCGTGGATTACACCAAATGCGTAATGGACGAGCTCGAGTTTAGATCCAAGGCAAGCAGCGGCGAGAGCTTAAAGAGACAACGTTATCCTAAGCTTCATCATTCTCGATCGGACGACAACAGAAGACGTTCCTTCGATAAAGGTCAAAGAGAGTCACAATCCAGCAGATATTCATTGAACACGCAAGGTGCTACGGACAGTGCCGATTACGAtctaagatattttatatcaacttCATTGAGCACCGAGGAAAGTCGTACGGAAAATCCGGAAGATAGTCATGGTTTCGACATCGACGAATCCTTGACTAATCCTTCGCCGTTGGAGGGCCAAGCGGAAACGGATACGCTATTGGAGGAACCAGAATTGGAGAATCTCACGGAGAATGACATCGAAAATTCCGTTGATCATTTAAATTGCGAAGATACGAAAAAGATGGAGGATCATTCGATAAAGGGTGAAGATATGATGCTGCAGGATTGGAAGAACATTTTGAAGCAATCGGAAATAAAGGGGGAAACGATGTTGTGCATAGAAGACGACGAGGTTtga
- the LOC124956881 gene encoding myosuppressin isoform X3, whose protein sequence is MNENWNRIQEIMNSMIKIVVSVAALSILFGEIFAMPLAQCSPGLLDEVPPKVRKICAALSTIYQIQSAMESYVGDKVSVLEENNPLPGSGVKRQDVDHVFLRFGRRR, encoded by the exons atgaatgaaaattggAATAGAATACAG gAAATCATGAACTCGATGATTAAGATCGTCGTCTCGGTCGCCGCCCTGTCCATTTTATTCGGAGAAATTTTCGCAATGCCACTGGCCCAATGTAGTCCCGGCCTCCTCGACGAAGTACCACCTAAAGTACGAAAAATCTGTGCAGCTTTATCGACCATATATCAAATTCAATCTGCGATGGAAAGTTACGTCGGCGACAAGg TTTCAGTTCTTGAAGAGAACAACCCGTTACCAGGAAGCGGAGTTAAGAGACAAGACGTCGATCACGTCTTTTTACGTTTCGGTAGACGACGCTAA
- the LOC124957037 gene encoding uncharacterized protein LOC124957037 isoform X4 produces the protein MVLGACMATIGYYADQLSVAQEVRGNLTVKVKNESREFHLNNLSYAGPIVMGVGGFIVVAVCVMTFEARDSAAKVVPARFRFNQSTLKGGRTQRNRRSTSCQTTNNKWDHQYGLFRINRSLSPSAHEISRRQLKAELVRFSRDLHEKSVSHTIKKSPSAPILIDKKSPRREVPQYAACALLNPQLLQRHALSVDNPAYSPPQVSRESLEYPKLTGSQVSMAMDLHIPNKGPVTLRVKDRSDTAKRHQLLRQTKIEDVEEIMETKRPTSGYIYSPRLSGIYSKYPGEYVIGKRNSVDVRYLEDFGSVTKDSVKVSPRDFRKLSSPNFRKMSFDKIGGGEHRLDKSMMGHRKASLEFRRSPDFRRGDYRKLSVDRFSVDYTKCVMDELEFRSKASSGESLKRQRYPKLHHSRSDDNRRRSFDKGQRESQSSRYSLNTQGATDSADYDLRYFISTSLSTEESRTENPEDSHGFDIDESLTNPSPLEGQAETDTLLEEPELENLTENDIENSVDHLNCEDTKKMEDHSIKGEDMMLQDWKNILKQSEIKGETMLCIEDDEV, from the exons ATGGTTCTGGGTGCTTGTATGGCGACTATAG GTTATTATGCGGATCAATTATCGGTGGCGCAAGAGGTTAGAGGTAATTTGacagtaaaagtaaaaaacgagTCACGAGAGTTTCACTTGAACAATCTCAGTTATGCCGGACCTATTGTCATGGGTGTAGGAG GATTTATCGTGGTGGCCGTGTGCGTGATGACTTTCGAGGCGCGCGATAGTGCGGCTAAGGTGGTACCGGCACGTTTTCGATTCAATCAGAGTACGTTAAAAGGTGGGAGGACTCAACGAAATCGTAGATCAACGTCTTGTCAAACGACTAACAATAAGTGGGATCATCAATATGGTCTATTCAGGATTAATCGGAGTTTGAGTCCTAGCGCTCATGAAATCTCCCGAAGACAGTTAAAGGCTGAATTAGTGCGATTCTCACGAGATTTACACGAGAAAAGTGTATCGCATACGATTAAAAAGAGTCCAAGTGCTCCGATTTTGATCGATAAGAAATCACCTCGGAGAGAGGTTCCTCAGTATGCTGCCTGTGCACTCCTCAATCCACAATTATTGCAGAGACACGCTCTATCCGTTGATAATCCCGCTTACAGTCCTCCTCAA GTTAGTCGGGAGAGTTTGGAATATCCAAAATTAACTGGCAGTCAGGTTTCAATGGCTATGGATCTTCATATCCCTAATAAAGGACCGGTTACGTTGAGAGTAAAAGATCGATCGGATACGGCGAAACGTCATCAGTTGCTTCGGCAAACGAAAATCGAAGATGTCGAGGAGATCATGGAAACGAAAAGACCAACGTccggatatatatattcacctAGATTATCAG GTATATATAGCAAATATCCTGGGGAATATGTAATCGGTAAAAGAAATTCTGTAGACGTTCGGTATTTGGAAGATTTCGGGTCCGTTACAAAAGATTCGGTGAAAGTTTCACCACGAGATTTTCGAAAACTTTCATCTCCGAACTTTCGTAAAATgtctttcgataaaattggCGGTGGTGAGCATAGATTGGACAAATCGATGATGGGCCATCGAAAGGCTAGTTTGGAGTTTAGAAGGAGTCCGGATTTTCGTCGAGGTGATTACAG aaagcTATCGGTGGACAGATTCAGCGTGGATTACACCAAATGCGTAATGGACGAGCTCGAGTTTAGATCCAAGGCAAGCAGCGGCGAGAGCTTAAAGAGACAACGTTATCCTAAGCTTCATCATTCTCGATCGGACGACAACAGAAGACGTTCCTTCGATAAAGGTCAAAGAGAGTCACAATCCAGCAGATATTCATTGAACACGCAAGGTGCTACGGACAGTGCCGATTACGAtctaagatattttatatcaacttCATTGAGCACCGAGGAAAGTCGTACGGAAAATCCGGAAGATAGTCATGGTTTCGACATCGACGAATCCTTGACTAATCCTTCGCCGTTGGAGGGCCAAGCGGAAACGGATACGCTATTGGAGGAACCAGAATTGGAGAATCTCACGGAGAATGACATCGAAAATTCCGTTGATCATTTAAATTGCGAAGATACGAAAAAGATGGAGGATCATTCGATAAAGGGTGAAGATATGATGCTGCAGGATTGGAAGAACATTTTGAAGCAATCGGAAATAAAGGGGGAAACGATGTTGTGCATAGAAGACGACGAGGTTtga
- the LOC124956881 gene encoding myosuppressin isoform X1: MEQRACHASLDRAYLRAVASGCSPLSLQSSTPRVARYKNTRDESSREYNDSRNLQTPEIMNSMIKIVVSVAALSILFGEIFAMPLAQCSPGLLDEVPPKVRKICAALSTIYQIQSAMESYVGDKVSVLEENNPLPGSGVKRQDVDHVFLRFGRRR, translated from the exons ATGGAACAACGCGCATGCCATGCCAGTCTGGATCGCGCGTATTTAAGGGCTGTTGCTTCGGGGTGCTCGCCACTATCACTGCAATCATCGACTCCACGAGTTGCTCGATACAAGAATACGAGAGACGAATCATCTCGCGAATATAACGATTCTCGAAATTTACAAACGCCG gAAATCATGAACTCGATGATTAAGATCGTCGTCTCGGTCGCCGCCCTGTCCATTTTATTCGGAGAAATTTTCGCAATGCCACTGGCCCAATGTAGTCCCGGCCTCCTCGACGAAGTACCACCTAAAGTACGAAAAATCTGTGCAGCTTTATCGACCATATATCAAATTCAATCTGCGATGGAAAGTTACGTCGGCGACAAGg TTTCAGTTCTTGAAGAGAACAACCCGTTACCAGGAAGCGGAGTTAAGAGACAAGACGTCGATCACGTCTTTTTACGTTTCGGTAGACGACGCTAA
- the LOC124957037 gene encoding uncharacterized protein LOC124957037 isoform X3, whose product MPQESIRWQGTQRRACGPGAHWNVQVVRGKVTTRCLWHACKALGIGLLLMVLGACMATIGYYADQLSVAQEVRGNLTVKVKNESREFHLNNLSYAGPIVMGVGGFIVVAVCVMTFEARDSAAKVVPARFRFNQSTLKGGRTQRNRRSTSCQTTNNKWDHQYGLFRINRSLSPSAHEISRRQLKAELVRFSRDLHEKSVSHTIKKSPSAPILIDKKSPRREVPQYAACALLNPQLLQRHALSVDNPAYSPPQVSRESLEYPKLTGSQVSMAMDLHIPNKGPVTLRVKDRSDTAKRHQLLRQTKIEDVEEIMETKRPTSGYIYSPRLSGIYSKYPGEYVIGKRNSVDVRYLEDFGSVTKDSVKVSPRDFRKLSSPNFRKMSFDKIGGGEHRLDKSMMGHRKASLEFRRSPDFRRGDYRKLSVDRFSVDYTKCVMDELEFRSKASSGESLKRQRYPKLHHSRSDDNRRRSFDKGQRESQSSRYSLNTQGATDSADYDLRYFISTSLSTEESRTENPEDSHGFDIDESLTNPSPLEGQAETDTLLEEPELENLTENDIENSVDHLNCEDTKKMEDHSIKGEDMMLQDWKNILKQSEIKGETMLCIEDDEV is encoded by the exons ATGCCTCAAGAAAGCATTCGTTGGCAAGGGACCCAGAGGAGAGCCTGTGGCCCAGGGGCACACTGGAACGTTCAG GTGGTCAGAGGGAAGGTGACAACGCGATGCTTGTGGCATGCCTGCAAAGCTCTTGGCATCGGGCTCTTGTTGATGGTTCTGGGTGCTTGTATGGCGACTATAG GTTATTATGCGGATCAATTATCGGTGGCGCAAGAGGTTAGAGGTAATTTGacagtaaaagtaaaaaacgagTCACGAGAGTTTCACTTGAACAATCTCAGTTATGCCGGACCTATTGTCATGGGTGTAGGAG GATTTATCGTGGTGGCCGTGTGCGTGATGACTTTCGAGGCGCGCGATAGTGCGGCTAAGGTGGTACCGGCACGTTTTCGATTCAATCAGAGTACGTTAAAAGGTGGGAGGACTCAACGAAATCGTAGATCAACGTCTTGTCAAACGACTAACAATAAGTGGGATCATCAATATGGTCTATTCAGGATTAATCGGAGTTTGAGTCCTAGCGCTCATGAAATCTCCCGAAGACAGTTAAAGGCTGAATTAGTGCGATTCTCACGAGATTTACACGAGAAAAGTGTATCGCATACGATTAAAAAGAGTCCAAGTGCTCCGATTTTGATCGATAAGAAATCACCTCGGAGAGAGGTTCCTCAGTATGCTGCCTGTGCACTCCTCAATCCACAATTATTGCAGAGACACGCTCTATCCGTTGATAATCCCGCTTACAGTCCTCCTCAA GTTAGTCGGGAGAGTTTGGAATATCCAAAATTAACTGGCAGTCAGGTTTCAATGGCTATGGATCTTCATATCCCTAATAAAGGACCGGTTACGTTGAGAGTAAAAGATCGATCGGATACGGCGAAACGTCATCAGTTGCTTCGGCAAACGAAAATCGAAGATGTCGAGGAGATCATGGAAACGAAAAGACCAACGTccggatatatatattcacctAGATTATCAG GTATATATAGCAAATATCCTGGGGAATATGTAATCGGTAAAAGAAATTCTGTAGACGTTCGGTATTTGGAAGATTTCGGGTCCGTTACAAAAGATTCGGTGAAAGTTTCACCACGAGATTTTCGAAAACTTTCATCTCCGAACTTTCGTAAAATgtctttcgataaaattggCGGTGGTGAGCATAGATTGGACAAATCGATGATGGGCCATCGAAAGGCTAGTTTGGAGTTTAGAAGGAGTCCGGATTTTCGTCGAGGTGATTACAG aaagcTATCGGTGGACAGATTCAGCGTGGATTACACCAAATGCGTAATGGACGAGCTCGAGTTTAGATCCAAGGCAAGCAGCGGCGAGAGCTTAAAGAGACAACGTTATCCTAAGCTTCATCATTCTCGATCGGACGACAACAGAAGACGTTCCTTCGATAAAGGTCAAAGAGAGTCACAATCCAGCAGATATTCATTGAACACGCAAGGTGCTACGGACAGTGCCGATTACGAtctaagatattttatatcaacttCATTGAGCACCGAGGAAAGTCGTACGGAAAATCCGGAAGATAGTCATGGTTTCGACATCGACGAATCCTTGACTAATCCTTCGCCGTTGGAGGGCCAAGCGGAAACGGATACGCTATTGGAGGAACCAGAATTGGAGAATCTCACGGAGAATGACATCGAAAATTCCGTTGATCATTTAAATTGCGAAGATACGAAAAAGATGGAGGATCATTCGATAAAGGGTGAAGATATGATGCTGCAGGATTGGAAGAACATTTTGAAGCAATCGGAAATAAAGGGGGAAACGATGTTGTGCATAGAAGACGACGAGGTTtga
- the LOC124957029 gene encoding acyl-CoA synthetase short-chain family member 3, mitochondrial, with protein MDKNDNNFGSYKNHSAIYRDAYKRSLENPEEFWAEVGKLINWFKPWNKVLDNSNEPFTKWFVGGELNACYNAVDRHVESGNGEKTAIIYDSPQISIIRKVTYNELLEKTSLLAGALADIGVSKGNKVIIYMPLIPETIITILAVARLGAIHSVVFGGFAAKELANRINHAKPKVVVIASCGLEPNKIITYTTVLNDAMKLISVKAPKCIIFQRKNVWTSPLSPDQYDWEEILNKAKAHSCVPVEANDPLYILYTSGTTGDPKGILRPTGGHLATLTWSMKIIYGMNENSVWWSASDMGWVVGHSYICYGPLVYGATTVMYEGKPDRTPDASQYFRIIDHHKVNALFCVPTALRVLKRADPNCLLGRKYSMESLQTIFVAGEYCDYETKLWVESIFNVPVINHWWQSETGHPITALCLGYGIDNSLPKFSTGLPIPGYRIEILDQEGNNAAVRELGRIVIKLPLPPGCLSTLYLADKRFNEIYFSTYPGYYDTMDAGYMDEYGYIYVTSRDDDIINVAGHRLSTFALEDIVLAHPDVADAAVVGVSDRTKGEVPLCLYVKHQGTTNKTENINQELIANIRQLIGPIASFKIVAAVNGLPKSRSGKIMRKIISKIANSEQVKMPSTIENPLVFREIKMVLQKLGYAKQAPDLE; from the exons ATGGATAAAAACG ATAATAACTTCGGTTCATATAAAAACCATTCTGCTATTTATCGCGATGCCTATAAGAGATCTTTGGAGAATCCCGAAGAATTTTGGGCAGAGGTaggaaaattgattaattggTTCAAACCGTGGAATAAGGTCCTCGACAATTCCAACGAGCCTTTCACCAAATG GTTCGTCGGAGGAGAGTTGAATGCCTGCTACAATGCTGTTGATCGTCACGTTGAGTCTGGCAACGGTGAGAAAACAGCCATCATTTATGATAGCCCACAAATTTCGATTATCAGAAAAGTAACCTACAATGAGCTGCTGGAAAAAACCTCGTTGCTGGCCGGGGCTTTAGCTGATATTGGAGTTAGTAAAGGCAATAAAGTTATCATCTACATGCCACTTATACCAGAGACTATAATAACCATTTTGGCCGTCGCCAGACTTGGTGCTATCCACTCGGTTGTTTTTGGAG GATTCGCTGCAAAAGAGCTGGCCAACAGGATAAATCACGCGAAACCAAAGGTAGTCGTCATTGCCAGCTGCGGCCTGGAAcctaacaaaattattac GTATACCACGGTGCTGAATGATGCCATGAAATTAATATCTGTGAAAGCACCGAAATGCATtatctttcaaagaaaaaatgtctGGACCTCTCCGCTCAGTCCCGATCAGTATGATTGGGAGGAAATTTTGAATAAAGCCAAAGCCCATTCCTGCGTTCCGGTCGAGGCTAACGAtcctttgtatatattatatacatcagGAACGACAG GTGATCCAAAGGGAATTCTAAGACCTACAGGTGGTCACTTGGCGACTCTTACCTGGTCAATGAAGATTATTTACGGGATGAATGAAAACTCGGTTTGGTGGAGTGCCTCGGACATGGGCTGGGTCGTCGGACATTCTTACATTTGTTACGGTCCTTTAGTCTATGGTGCAACGACTGTGATGTACGAAGGAAAACCCGATAGAACACCCGATGCCAGTCAATACTTTAG aaTAATAGATCACCATAAAGTAAATGCCCTTTTCTGTGTACCAACGGCACTTCGAGTTTTGAAACGTGCCGATCCCAATTGTCTTTTAGGTAGAAAATATTCTATGGAATC ATTGCAGACGATATTCGTGGCCGGGGAATATTGTGATTACGAAACAAAATTGTGGGTGGAAAGTATATTTAACGTGCCTGTAATAAATCATTGGTGGCAATCGGAAACAGGACACCCAATAACCGCATTGTGTCTTGGATACGGGATAGATAATTCTTTGCCAAAGTTTAGTACAGGTCTTCCGATTCCTGGCTATCGCA TCGAGATACTCGACCAAGAAGGGAACAATGCGGCGGTACGCGAGCTCGGAAGGATCGTTATAAAGCTACCTCTGCCTCCTGGTTGCTTATCCACCCTCTATCTCGCAGACAAaagattcaatgaaatttatttctcgaCTTATCCA gGATATTACGATACAATGGATGCTGGTTATATGGACGAATACGGCTATATTTATGTAACTTCACGCGACGATGACATCATCAACGTTGCCGGACATCGTTTATCGACGTTTGCTCTGGAAGATATTGTTTTAGCGCATCCTGACGTCGCTGACGCCGCAGTCGTTGGCGTTTCCGATCGTACTAAAGGCGAGGTTCCACTTTGCCTCTACGTCAAACATCAAG GAACGACTAATAAAACTGAAAACATCAATCAGGAACTGATCGCAAACATTAGACAACTGATTGGGCCTATCGCATCGTTTAAGATCGTTGCTGCCGTCAATGGTTTGCCTAAATCACGTTCCGGAAAAATTATGCGTAAAATCATTTCCAAAATAGCGAATTCCGAACAAGTTAAG ATGCCTAGCACAATCGAGAATCCTCTGGTCTTccgtgaaataaaaatggtcTTACAAAAATTGGGCTATGCCAAACAAGCGCCGGATTTGGAATGA